The genomic stretch CCCATTGGGCTGTTGTAGGGTGACCAGCTGTCACGGTCACTGGGAGTGAGAAGTTTCCCAGGGCATagaactttcagtgctaaaactgggaaatGCCCAGGCAAACTAGGATGGTTGGTCACCTTGGTTGGTGTAGACCTTGTCAGATCTGCATCAGGGTCTGACAgctccctctgcccagtcctgcctccttccctttccccacaggTGTTCATCAACAATAAACTCTGTGTCCTCCTGACTACATCTCAATGTCTCATTCCCAGAGCACTCGACCCACGACAGGGGCACAGGTAGCACAGAAACCAGGAAGGACCTAAATATTGCAAGAGAAGATAAGGCTGAAAGagagtggggggggggcggggagattcatttgttaattacacggatgcttctgtgtgtgactttTTCAGCGGACTATTTGTTCTGCaacctttgaaaaagaaaagaggcttATGTAAATACTCAGTGACTGAAGGTTTCCTAAACTGCATTTGAATACTCAAAATGAAggctttgccaaaaaaaaaaaaaaaaaaaaagccaaccttCTTGTTCCAGCATCCTTTGTTAAACATGCGTTGTTATTCATTTCTgtgatttaagaagaaaaataaatggagctTCAGCTTTTCTGAGAAGTATTCTTAAAATCAAGAAAGAATGTGGGCAGAATATTACTGCAGGGGGAAGGGAGCAGCACCCCTCAGGGCCAGGACTAGGATGAAGTGAGCCAGGTACTTGGGGTGCAGCATTTAAGGAGGCGCTCGCTGTGAGTTCAGAGTCAGCGCTTGCATGAACCTGACAGTCAACGCCTCCTTAAGTATTGCACCTCAGGGGCCTCACTGGCCTCACCCTAGTCCCGGCCCAGGCACCCATAATAGTAATAGATAActtccctcttccctgccccaGGTACAAAGCCATCGTCCGGCCAATGGATATCCAGGCCTCTCATGCCCTGATGAAGATCTGCCTCAAAGCCGCACTGATCTGGATCATCTCCATGTTTCTGGCCATCCCAGAGGCTGTATTTTCTGACCTACATCCCTTCCACGAGGAAAGCACCAACCAGACCTTCATTAGCTGTGCCCCGTACCCACACTCTAATGAGCTGCACCCCAGAATCCACTCCATGGCTTCCTTCCTGGTCTTCTACATCATCCCGCTGTCGATCATCTCTGTTTACTACTACTTCATCGCCAAAAATCTGATCCAGAGTGCTTACAATCTACCCGTGGAAGGGAATATACACGTCAAGAAGCAGGTGGGTGCTTAGAAGTGATTCATTTCCTCCTTGGGGATTTGATTCCTTGCGTTTCTTTAGGACTCCACTGACAAGTTCAGTATTTGGGTGGTCATGTTGCCTGATTCTGCAGTAGAAGTGGTGAGTGATCTGTGGCCAGATGGTAAACAGGAACTCCTAGCTTCAGAAGACTTGGCATGCAGGTGTTCTTTAAGAATCTGGTTCTCCTATTAAAGAGACCTAGGCTAGCGAGGTGTGGAGAACCTGAAAGCTTTGGAgtatgggtttctttttgagaaaaaatctgttgttgttttttaaaaaataaaatgttgaggcTCCTAGGGATGTGACTTCTTTAAGCTCCAATCACATTGTTTGGGTAGGAAGACGGTTACCACATGTGATAAAGCAGAAAGGGCAGGACAACGAGGCTGGTTGAAGAAAAAGCAGTAGTTTGATTAAGATGGGTTCACATTGGTTtgagttcaaatccaggcttCCTGACTTACTTACCCTTTCTGAGAGTCAGTTTTTTATCCATGATGAGGGTAATAACCCATATATTGTAAGGCTGTTGGAGGATCACAAGAGAGATACATGTACCCCCAGATGGCCCAGAGTGCAGGATGTCCTCCTTATGTGTTAGGCTCCCTTCCCCAATCCCCCTGTCACCCCCATAATTTCATCCTGTGGTATAAATGGTAGAAACCAGGGGCTCTGGCTTTGTCGTCTTCATCAGTTTTTGTCTTCTAGTCCAAATGTAGATCGTGTGGTATTTATGATGGAAAAGCAGAAAGACTCTCCCTCCATTTAAAACGTGTAGCTGACTCAGTTAGAGGCTTCACcctctaaaattcttttttcccctcatcaATTATGGGGGGAAAATGGCAGTTCTCAGTGAAACTGTCTCCTTGCTTGAAAGACCTCTCAATGGTGAACATCCATTGTACCCCAGATTCTTTAAAGAGAACAATGTTTCCCCTTGCTGTAGCAGAGGGAGCTGGGAAAAAAAGGAGATGTTCAGCCCACTTTTCTCTGAGACCCTTCCTGTGTTATATAGGCCAGAAAAAACTtgagagtaaaaaaaataataggcaGTTATCTTGGTTTGGCGAAtgaggaagaacaaagctggctGCTTTTGTAAGCATcagagggaagaagaaattatTAACTGTGGAGCCGAGAAAGACATGAAGTCATATGGCTGATAACTGCACCAATGCCCTCCTGAGGACAAAGGGGGCACTTACTAGAATTTCATTGTGCAGTCCACTCAAGCATGTAATCAACTTTGTTTAAAGAGCTCAGAGGCACATTGGAACTACTGAACTTGTTTTCTGTGGCCTTGTGAGCACGTCCATTTCCCTAAttcattttccccatcttttGCTCTGCCCACATCTTTGCCTCTGTGTCACTCTGTCCTCAGATCGAATCCCGGAAGCGCCTGGCCAAGACAGTGCTGGTGTTTGTGGGTCTCTTTGCCTTCTGCTGGCTCCCCAACCATGTCATCTACCTGTACCGCTCCTACCACTACTCCGAGGTGGACACCTCCGTGCTCCACTTCGTCACCAGCATCTGCGCCCGCCTCCTGGCCTTCACCAACTCCTGCGTGAACCCCTTTGCCCTCTACCTGCTGAGCAAGAGTTTCAGGAAACAGTTCAACACCCAGCTCCTCTGTTGCCGGCCCAGCCTGATGACCCGGTCTCACAGCTCCGGCAGAAGCACCACCTGCATGACCTCCTTCAAGAGCACCACACCCTCCGCGGCCACCTTCAGCCTCATCAACGGAAACATCTGTCACGAGGGGTACGTCTAGACTGACCCTTGACCCTGCCCCCTAGGGACTCCTGGTTTTGCCTTATGGCTGGCAAGGAACCCTCGTCTCTGTTGTTGTCTCTGTACCCTCCGAAGACCCTTTGGCAGGCTCACGAGCGATGTGGGCGGGCTGGGGGGAGGCCCAAATGGGTCACCATTATGTTGGAAAGGCCCATCAAGGCGTGTGTTTTCCATTTCAACTTGTGAATGCTGCTTCTGACGCAGAGCAAACTTTCCCTTTTTTAGAAAAGGGAACAAATAGGAAATCATTATTTTAAGCATTAAACCCTGACATACAGATGTGCTCAACTAAGTCATAGAAACTATATGAACAACCAGATTTATATAGCAGAGAAATTGTACACTGAATGTTCACTCTGTGAAAGACTTCACTTTGTCATTTCTTTAAGCAGAAGTCAGTGCTTTAAGAATACGATTTGAGTCGTTTTTCAGGAATACTTATAATCACAAACAGAGGAACTTTTTTTTACACTTGTAATATGAAAAGTCAACCCTAGGCGAGTCCCATGTATAAGGGACAGTCCCCAAACTGATAACACCGGAAGCCAATTTAAAACAAATCCCTGAGTGTCgattgtttttaaaagacattgcTGAGGACATAGGAGAAACACTCACCACATCATTCTAAGGCAAAAACACAACCAAACACACTGACACATATATTGAGGTCCAGGTGTGGCTGGGGAGTGATAGCTCACACTCCGAATTCTAACTCAATGCAGGTCCTTTTTGCTGTTACCCAATTGCAATCATCCATGGTGCGGTTCCACCATATCAGAGAAATCCTTCGCGGGGAAAATTGATCATACTAtccattcatcaaacatttataaaaGTGCATAAagtatagtatttattttaggCATATAGGTTTTCAGACAAATGTATTTACTTCTATTTGGCTGTCCTTGTCTGCTACAGTGAAGAAGTAGTTTCACATGAGAAGAAAGGGATCATATTTGAGTGGAAATAGAAACATGTTTACATTTAATGCCTGCTTTACCTAAAGTCTGTGGCAGGAAATGAATTCAATGTCAGTAATATGTGTTTCTGTCTCAGTATGTGTAAGAAAGTTGTGGGGGGAGGTCTCAGCTTTAAGAACTGATTGAAAGACAGCTACAGATACATTAAGTTTCTACTTATAAAGAGTATTTATGAAACAGCCCATGTGCAGAAAAATACTGGActtaaatcttttttgttttctaagtgaGTAAAAGGATTTGACTCTCTTTCTTTAGATACCCTGAATCAAGTTTTTCTTGACTCAAGGACAGGCCAATTCTGACAGATTGCAAATGTGTTACCCCACTTTCAGATAAATCCAAATTCTGCAAATGTGCCCTCATGTGTAGCCCTTACACACTAAGACAGTTTTAGTTCTGGTTTTCTCTATCCAGGTGAGATAGAACAGTCAGCTCTCTTCCACATGAGAGTTTTATAAGATTTTTGTGTCTTGATACAAGGAAGTGCTCACTGTCTACAGAGCTTTAGCAGTTGGGACCAAGACTGTTGTAAAGATCGGTATTTATAATTGTATTAGCTGGAGTGAACCTTTGCACTTCTGTTTGCTACATGCACTTACATACCATACACACCTGCTTTCCCGGTGCTCCATAATTACGTGGGACAGTTTGAAAAGAAGACAGGTAGTATAGCTGAAAGAACCAAGATTTTTAGCTTGACATCCCAACTctgtcatatatgtgtgtgtgtgtgtgtgtgtgtgtgtgtgtgtgtgtgtgtatatacatatatatacacatatatatatgtatatatatatatggctatcatttttttaaatctctagaaTGAGAGGACAGTCCCTTCTATTGCTGAGATCCTCTGAGCCCCATCATTGTTTCGATTTCTGTCTCTTAAGCATTTATGTAGCCACCTACTCACAGGTGTCCCACTTCTGCCACCTTTGCAGCAACTCCTCTTGAGAAATCCTTCAACCACCATTCTACACGCATGTTCCCAATAGTGGAATGGAAGGAGACAGACAATTCCATTGCTTCGAATAATTTGTATGAATGATATCCCGTTAGCTTGTTATGTTTTGTAATTAGAGCTGAAAGAGATAGAAGAAAACACCTTGCTCAATCTCCTCCTTGTACAAAGAGTACCTTTCCTATTCACACTTCTTCAACCTCCACGCACCTGTTATCTTGAACTGCTGTTCCAC from Phocoena phocoena chromosome X, mPhoPho1.1, whole genome shotgun sequence encodes the following:
- the GRPR gene encoding gastrin-releasing peptide receptor, translating into MALNDCWLLNLDVDHFVHCNISNHSVDLPTNDDWFHPGVLYVIPAIYGVIILIGLVGNITLIKIFCTVKSMRNVPNLFISSLAVGDLLLLVTCAPVDASRYLADRWLFGRTGCKVIPFIQLTSVGVSVFTLTALSADRYKAIVRPMDIQASHALMKICLKAALIWIISMFLAIPEAVFSDLHPFHEESTNQTFISCAPYPHSNELHPRIHSMASFLVFYIIPLSIISVYYYFIAKNLIQSAYNLPVEGNIHVKKQIESRKRLAKTVLVFVGLFAFCWLPNHVIYLYRSYHYSEVDTSVLHFVTSICARLLAFTNSCVNPFALYLLSKSFRKQFNTQLLCCRPSLMTRSHSSGRSTTCMTSFKSTTPSAATFSLINGNICHEGYV